The region tttcaaatttccGACGAGCTATTCCTCGCAGGAGAAGAAGAGTTGCTGCTCCtcggaggagcagcagctccggTGTCTGTTCTTCAGAACAGACAcagggtctgttcttcaagaacagatccatggggtctgttcttgaggaagaagaacagACCCCTAGGTctgtaaatttaaaaaaaaaaattaaaaaaaattaatttttttgttaaaaatataaatttgaaggttaatttgttttatatatgaaatttgtggtctaatttgttatataaaattttaaattataaggattaatttttattttctttaaattattaggtattaatttaaaatgttcaaaCACAATAAGGActattatttaaactttttttttatcaaaaaccaccttagaaaaccgaaaccaccatcaaaactcggagagtgtatctcactctcttgtgtgagaggggggggggggggggggggttgtaccatttttgacaagttcagggtaaaagtgatcatgttttgctaatttggatgtttttgatactttgtgccatgTTCGGGGGTTAAAGTGATCCTTCGTTCTTTATTTtcatcactgaactttcatttttttttttcattttggtattttccggccaaaaatgcttaggtggcactcggaattaattttttttaatctgcaaacttgccatatatgcattatttgatttaaaaatttattttcaaagtgaaattatgtataaattttcaaagtaaaacttgtaaaattcgattgtcacatgtcaacttccggctgccacctaagctgTAATACTCCGTATGTCTGACGTTGCCAAAGTAAGCAACGTGCCtaaatttaaatagttaaagCGGCCGGAAAAGGAATTAtcggaaaataattaaataaaagaagacccgagtaggtcgatattgagattttaataagaaaatctcAATATTAAAATTCCATAAAGGAAATGGGATTATACTCAAAAAGGAAAATATGAAAAGGTGGATAAAGTGCACTTAAACtcgaaaattggaaaataaggcTTTAATTCCCgaaaaatagaaatataatatattattgacgggaattagtattaataaaaataatatcgataaattgattatcgataagtattaaaatgagaattggacgaaaaagttggaaaaagtacattttagctcaaaatggaatttGAGCGCTTTTAGccgaaaattgctaaaataaactATCGGAAATAgaaatatgagatattaagttgatattattgatttggatataaataatacaagaTTTATCGTGTTCGAACGATTAAGCGATCGACATACTAAATTGgacaaaagaaaagttagaagttAGAGGTTGAGGAGGTGGCAAACTCAAGGACTAAAAGAGACTTTTGCCTCACCTATTTAAGCCACTTGCATATGAGTTTAAAACTCAGAAAATACCATATTCTCAGCCAAGAAATAGATCAAATTCGTCATCTTCATCAAGTTCATGGAAGAAAGTTTCAAAGTGTGATATCTTCTTCGTTTGAGGTCCGATTGAGATTCTTACGGCCACGGAACGGGGACGGAAATCTCTACACATCTACACCTATAAATCAAGGTGAGAAGATCAGATTTTCATTAAGGTTTATGGGTATAATTTCGGGTTTGATTGATTAATTAGGGGTTTTGTATAATTGATGTTCATAGGTTATTGTGAGCTTGTGTTAAGGATTTTGATGGTGATTCTTGGAGCTAGGACCATTCGGTTTGATGAACAATCAAGGTGAGCCTTCAAAACCGAAATTAGCTAGGTTTTGTTGATGAATCTTGATGATGATTTGGTTTTGTATTCGGCAAAGATATAGGATTCAAGTGTTGAGAATCATGTTGTTATGCTTGATTATTGATTGAATTTTTAACATGACTACTTAAGATTTCAGCTATGGTTAAGGTTAGGTGTATAAGAGTTAAAATGATAAGTACATGATTTGATTAAGAGTCATTAGGGCTGAATTAGAGTTGAAATTGATTGAGTAACGTTGAATGAAAATTTGGATGGAAAATGATGGTAGTATTCGGCCTAGGTAAGAAATCAATGTTCAAATGAGTTTAAGTTGATGATAATGGCATGAATAGAGGCTGAATTAAATGGTATAATGTTGCGTATATAGACTTTTAATCGACCAAAACGTTAAAGAGATAACTTGAGAATTTGACGATGTTGCTGGAATTAATACGCTGCGGAATAGCCATATTCTCAGGGCAATATCTCGAGCTATatagctccaaattaagttccgtttgttggtacggaaattTAAGAATGTCgtctataaatgtctaagtATAAGTTTCTGCTAGTTAGGCCTTTAAGTGGCTCAAATAAATCAGAACATTATGTCGCGCATAGCAGTTCTGAAATTTAGGACAGCCCTAAGTTATTAACTTCGGAGCCAAATTCTGACACtttcgggtgctaatctcagtccgagacctaaacgaaagttgtaggcgacgttttgaacattaagaatatcaattttgTTTAGGGGTTGGACTGTTATAGGTAAacggtttcgatagccgaagttggctagaaacctaaTTTATGGATTAATTAACTAtagttagatttttattaattcgAGCTATTATCGAATTTACGTAGACTCGGCGAGGCAAATATCAACGGAACTTGGAGCGTAAAGGACGCGGCATCCCTTTGCTATTATCGAagtttatggatagcaagcggtgagtatattttacttacttttattatcgtattaaaaactattttatatatactatatattattattattattattattattattattattattattattattaaatgcatcgcataaattatactatttgattttattgaattgtttttatTGGATTGaattacatttaaattgttTGTCTATGGATTAACTTGTTTGATGTATGAATTGTATTACTTTGCTTAAGACTTGTCGATTATTTGCTAATGTGAATTTGtatacgatccgaagaaacaagctacctattgggcgtcaataggccgtgtgatcaccggtttTTATAAGAGTCTAGATATTCGTAAATAGAAactttgatatgagctcattatatgttgatcatatttataattatgaaatggaatatgtttgggtatcggaaaggaggattataattttggcagatacgaggtaactcggtcgaactatctcgggacctgtatctggtgggtaactcggtcgaactatgtcgggactcacaccttgggattaagcagtggcatgagtaactcggttgaactatctcgggactatgccacgtggtagcggtagctcggtcgaactatctcaggaccgtaccactt is a window of Mercurialis annua linkage group LG2, ddMerAnnu1.2, whole genome shotgun sequence DNA encoding:
- the LOC126668515 gene encoding uncharacterized protein LOC126668515; this encodes MSLKLRKYHILSQEIDQIRHLHQVHGRKFQSVISSSFEVRLRFLRPRNGDGNLYTSTPINQGYCELVLRILMVILGARTIRFDEQSRLGEANINGTWSVKDAASLCYYRSLWIASVCFSGT